From Spea bombifrons isolate aSpeBom1 chromosome 6, aSpeBom1.2.pri, whole genome shotgun sequence, a single genomic window includes:
- the NCF4 gene encoding neutrophil cytosol factor 4 isoform X1 yields MSLPRQLRDESDFEQLPEDVPVSAHIADVEERRGFNVYYSFVIEVKSKGGSKYFIYRRYSQFFTLHAKLEVNYGPETGTPPYICTLPTIPPKVFVGNKKEIAETRIPLLNAYMKVLLNSPVWLLLDEDLRIFFYQTKLDSERIPRALRRLRPQTRKIKRNSQHVSDVDKPRAEAMFDFKGTTAMELSFKSGDVIYLLSRVNRDWLEGTVGDRTGIFPHSFVRIIKDLPEEQYPVSLLRCYFHDDGMCQIREISIEEDVKRIPLYNELLDLIRNQFPGVDVVLNMQDAEGELIRLLDDSDMPLLAKQDKRKSHANNFFPWELHVTRNGDLDVYSTGV; encoded by the exons ATGTCCCTCCCACGCCAGCTGAGAGACGAAAG TGATTTTGAACAGCTGCCGGAGGATGTTCCTGTGTCTGCTCACATAGCAGAtgtggaggaaagaagaggatTTAATGTCTATTAT TCATTTGTTATTGAGGTGAAAAGTAAGGGAGGGAGCAAGTATTTTATATACCGAAGATACAGTCAGTTCTTCACATTGCATGCCAAGCTGGAAGTTAATTATGGTCCTGAGACTGGTACTCCACCTTACATCTGCACTCTACCCACCATACCAC caaagGTTTTTGTTGGGAACAAGAAAGAAATTGCAGAGACCCGCATCCCCCTTCTCAATGCATATATGAAG GTCCTACTGAACTCTCCTGTTTGGCTCCTGTTGGATGAAGATCTTAGGATATTTTTTTACCAAACCAAACTTGACAGTGAAAGGATTCCTCGTGCCTTACGCAGACTGCGTCCCCAAACAAGGAAGAT TAAGAGGAATTCCCAGCATGTTTCAGATGTGGATAAACCAAGGGCAGAG GCTATGTTTGATTTCAAAGGAACAACTGCAATGGAGTTGTCTTTTAAGAGTGGTGATGTGATTTATCTTCTAAGTCGGGTTAACAGAGACTGGTTGGAG GGAACAGTTGGTGATCGGACAGGTATTTTTCCACATTCATTTGTGAGGATAATCAAGGATCTCCCAGAGGAGCAGTATCCAGTTAGCTTGCTGCGCTGTTATTTTCATGACGATGGCATGTGCCAGATCAG gGAAATTTCTATAGAAGAAGATGTTAAAAGAATTCCACTTTATAATGAGCTTCTAGATTTAATAAG GAACCAATTCCCTGGGGTGGATGTAGTTCTAAACATGCAGGACGCTGAGGGGGAACTAATTCGCTTACTGGATGACAGTGATATGCCGCTTCTCGCCAAACAGGACAAGCGAAAATCACATGCAAACAACTTCTTTCCCTGGGAGCTACATGTAACACGCAATGGTGACCTGGACgtttacagcactggggtttaa
- the NCF4 gene encoding neutrophil cytosol factor 4 isoform X2: MFSWVGSFVIEVKSKGGSKYFIYRRYSQFFTLHAKLEVNYGPETGTPPYICTLPTIPPKVFVGNKKEIAETRIPLLNAYMKVLLNSPVWLLLDEDLRIFFYQTKLDSERIPRALRRLRPQTRKIKRNSQHVSDVDKPRAEAMFDFKGTTAMELSFKSGDVIYLLSRVNRDWLEGTVGDRTGIFPHSFVRIIKDLPEEQYPVSLLRCYFHDDGMCQIREISIEEDVKRIPLYNELLDLIRNQFPGVDVVLNMQDAEGELIRLLDDSDMPLLAKQDKRKSHANNFFPWELHVTRNGDLDVYSTGV; the protein is encoded by the exons ATGTTTTCATGGGTTGGG TCATTTGTTATTGAGGTGAAAAGTAAGGGAGGGAGCAAGTATTTTATATACCGAAGATACAGTCAGTTCTTCACATTGCATGCCAAGCTGGAAGTTAATTATGGTCCTGAGACTGGTACTCCACCTTACATCTGCACTCTACCCACCATACCAC caaagGTTTTTGTTGGGAACAAGAAAGAAATTGCAGAGACCCGCATCCCCCTTCTCAATGCATATATGAAG GTCCTACTGAACTCTCCTGTTTGGCTCCTGTTGGATGAAGATCTTAGGATATTTTTTTACCAAACCAAACTTGACAGTGAAAGGATTCCTCGTGCCTTACGCAGACTGCGTCCCCAAACAAGGAAGAT TAAGAGGAATTCCCAGCATGTTTCAGATGTGGATAAACCAAGGGCAGAG GCTATGTTTGATTTCAAAGGAACAACTGCAATGGAGTTGTCTTTTAAGAGTGGTGATGTGATTTATCTTCTAAGTCGGGTTAACAGAGACTGGTTGGAG GGAACAGTTGGTGATCGGACAGGTATTTTTCCACATTCATTTGTGAGGATAATCAAGGATCTCCCAGAGGAGCAGTATCCAGTTAGCTTGCTGCGCTGTTATTTTCATGACGATGGCATGTGCCAGATCAG gGAAATTTCTATAGAAGAAGATGTTAAAAGAATTCCACTTTATAATGAGCTTCTAGATTTAATAAG GAACCAATTCCCTGGGGTGGATGTAGTTCTAAACATGCAGGACGCTGAGGGGGAACTAATTCGCTTACTGGATGACAGTGATATGCCGCTTCTCGCCAAACAGGACAAGCGAAAATCACATGCAAACAACTTCTTTCCCTGGGAGCTACATGTAACACGCAATGGTGACCTGGACgtttacagcactggggtttaa